A genome region from Geodermatophilus bullaregiensis includes the following:
- a CDS encoding DUF3073 domain-containing protein, whose protein sequence is MGRGRAKAKQTRVARELKYSSPNTDLSALQRELAGSTPSPYTAPAAKDDEDDDEYADRWADDDADDDWAASR, encoded by the coding sequence ATGGGGCGCGGCCGAGCGAAGGCCAAGCAGACACGCGTGGCCCGTGAGCTCAAGTACAGCTCACCGAACACCGACCTCTCCGCGCTCCAGCGCGAGCTGGCGGGGTCCACTCCGTCTCCCTACACCGCTCCGGCGGCCAAGGACGACGAGGACGACGACGAGTACGCCGATCGATGGGCGGACGACGACGCCGACGACGACTGGGCGGCCAGTCGCTGA
- the purM gene encoding phosphoribosylformylglycinamidine cyclo-ligase, producing MSPSPGSGFTYAGSGVDIDAGERAVTLMRTAVERTRRPEVVGGLGGFAGLFALDTARYRRPLLASSTDGVGTKIALARALDRHDTVGIDLVAMVVDDLVACGAEPLFLQDYVAVGRVVPERVAAIVTGIAAGCEQAGAALVGGETAEHGDLMDPDEYDLAATAVGVVEADAVLGPERVRDGDVVVAMGASGFHSNGYSLVRRVVAAAGLDLTATPAGLDRPLGDVLLEPTRVYALDCLALVAELGTDGVHAYAHITGGGLAGNTARVVPDGLGAVLDRGTWALPAAVRLLEEHGVPRGESERAFNCGVGMVAVVAADAADRAVQLLAGRGVPAWPAGRVTRGGTGARLVGTYR from the coding sequence CTACGCGGGGTCCGGCGTCGACATCGACGCCGGTGAGCGCGCGGTCACCCTGATGCGGACGGCGGTCGAGCGGACCCGCCGACCCGAGGTGGTCGGCGGCCTGGGCGGGTTCGCCGGGCTGTTCGCGCTCGACACGGCGCGGTACCGGCGGCCGCTGCTGGCCTCCTCGACCGACGGCGTCGGCACGAAGATCGCCCTCGCCCGGGCGCTGGACCGGCACGACACCGTGGGCATCGACCTCGTCGCCATGGTCGTCGACGACCTGGTGGCCTGCGGCGCCGAGCCGCTGTTCCTGCAGGACTACGTGGCCGTCGGCCGCGTCGTCCCCGAGCGGGTGGCCGCGATCGTCACCGGCATCGCCGCCGGGTGCGAGCAGGCCGGGGCGGCCCTCGTCGGCGGCGAGACCGCCGAGCACGGCGACCTCATGGACCCCGACGAGTACGACCTCGCCGCCACCGCGGTCGGCGTCGTGGAGGCCGACGCGGTCCTCGGCCCGGAGCGGGTCCGCGACGGCGACGTCGTCGTGGCGATGGGCGCCAGCGGCTTCCACTCCAACGGCTACTCACTCGTGCGCCGCGTGGTCGCCGCGGCCGGCCTCGACCTCACCGCCACCCCCGCCGGGCTGGACCGCCCGCTGGGGGACGTGCTGCTCGAGCCGACCCGCGTCTACGCCCTCGACTGCCTCGCGCTGGTCGCGGAGCTCGGGACGGACGGTGTGCACGCCTACGCGCACATCACCGGCGGCGGGCTGGCCGGCAACACCGCGCGCGTGGTCCCCGACGGGCTCGGGGCGGTCCTCGACCGCGGTACCTGGGCGCTGCCGGCCGCCGTGCGGCTGCTCGAGGAGCACGGCGTGCCGCGCGGGGAGTCCGAGCGGGCGTTCAACTGCGGGGTCGGCATGGTCGCCGTCGTCGCCGCGGACGCCGCCGACCGGGCGGTGCAGCTGCTCGCCGGGCGCGGGGTGCCGGCCTGGCCGGCCGGCCGGGTCACCCGTGGGGGGACCGGCGCGCGCCTGGTCGGCACCTACCGCTGA
- a CDS encoding Glu/Leu/Phe/Val family dehydrogenase: MDVFGSGAEQVVFCSDPASGLRAVIAVHSTALGPALGGTRFHPYASEDEAVADALRLARAMTYKNSLAGLDLGGGKAVVIGDPRTDKTEALLRAYGRFVEALGGRYLTACDVGTYNADLDVVARETRFAHGRSEVHGGCGDSSVLTAFGVFQGMRAAAQHRWGAPTLAGRTVAVAGVGKVGSWLVDRLVSDGADVVVTDVDTAAVERVLARHPGVDAVDDTTALVRTPADVYAPCALGGALDDDTVAVLQAEVVCGGANNQLAHDGIPDELTRRGILYAPDYLVNAGGVIQVEDERHGFSFPRAEAGAARIYDTALRVFEAAAAQDVSPAVAADRLAEQRIASVGRLATIRLPR, from the coding sequence GTGGACGTCTTCGGATCCGGTGCTGAACAGGTCGTCTTCTGCTCCGACCCCGCGTCGGGCCTGCGGGCGGTCATCGCCGTCCACTCGACGGCGCTGGGGCCGGCGCTCGGGGGCACCCGCTTCCACCCCTACGCCAGCGAGGACGAGGCGGTCGCCGACGCCCTCCGGCTGGCCCGGGCCATGACCTACAAGAACAGCCTCGCCGGGCTCGACCTCGGCGGCGGCAAGGCCGTCGTCATCGGGGACCCGCGCACCGACAAGACCGAGGCGCTGCTGCGGGCCTACGGCCGGTTCGTCGAGGCGCTGGGCGGCCGGTACCTGACCGCCTGCGACGTCGGCACGTACAACGCCGACCTCGACGTCGTCGCCCGCGAGACCCGCTTCGCCCACGGCCGCTCCGAGGTGCACGGCGGGTGCGGGGACTCCTCGGTGCTCACCGCCTTCGGCGTCTTCCAGGGCATGCGGGCGGCCGCACAGCACCGCTGGGGCGCGCCGACGCTGGCCGGGCGGACGGTGGCCGTCGCCGGGGTCGGCAAGGTCGGCTCCTGGCTGGTCGACCGGCTGGTCTCCGACGGCGCCGACGTCGTGGTCACCGACGTCGACACCGCCGCCGTGGAGCGGGTGCTGGCCCGCCACCCCGGCGTCGACGCCGTCGACGACACCACCGCGCTGGTGCGCACCCCCGCCGACGTCTACGCGCCCTGCGCGCTCGGCGGTGCCCTCGACGACGACACCGTCGCGGTCCTGCAGGCCGAGGTCGTCTGCGGCGGGGCCAACAACCAGCTCGCCCACGACGGCATCCCCGACGAGCTGACCCGGCGCGGGATCCTCTACGCCCCCGACTACCTGGTGAACGCCGGCGGCGTGATCCAGGTGGAGGACGAGCGGCACGGCTTCTCCTTCCCGCGCGCCGAGGCCGGGGCCGCGCGCATCTACGACACCGCGCTGCGGGTGTTCGAGGCGGCCGCGGCCCAGGACGTCTCCCCCGCCGTGGCCGCCGACCGGCTGGCCGAGCAGCGCATCGCCTCGGTGGGGCGGCTGGCCACCATCCGCCTGCCCCGCTGA